In one window of Deinococcus radiotolerans DNA:
- a CDS encoding FGGY-family carbohydrate kinase, producing the protein MSAEPARDLLIGVDVGTYSSKGVLTTLDGQIVAQQVVPHGISVPRHGHVEQDADAVWWADVITILRELLREPGTAGRVAGVACSAIGPTLLPLDAEGRPLRPGILYGVDTRAQVQIDALNAELGEAAILAHSDMALTSQATGPKIRWLREHELEVWAQARTLTSAGSYLVFRLTGEHVIDHHTGAHVMPLYDPRTRTWTDRFAASVLGDRGLEVLPRLAWSDERAGQVTAAAAAETGLRPGTPVAVGTVDALAEGLSVGAARPGDLMVMYGSSTFFILTQESPTPDPRVWSVGGAFAGQVNLAAGMSTTGSLTRWIVDEFAREQDTAAAYDTLFTQAAALPPGADGLLMLPYFSGERTPINDPQARGVVAGLTLSHTRAHLFRAALEGVGFGIRHNLDALRDLGADVRRVIAVGGGTKGGTWLQIVSDITGQVQEVPQVTVGASYGDAFLAGLAAGALTRADLDRWVQPGPPVTPDAATRAEYDRLYGLYRALYPATRDIVHAL; encoded by the coding sequence ATGTCCGCTGAACCGGCGCGGGACCTCCTGATCGGCGTGGATGTCGGCACGTACTCCAGCAAGGGAGTCCTCACGACGCTGGACGGGCAGATCGTGGCGCAGCAAGTCGTGCCGCACGGCATCTCGGTGCCCCGGCACGGGCACGTGGAACAGGACGCGGACGCGGTGTGGTGGGCGGACGTGATCACGATCCTGCGGGAACTGCTGCGTGAACCCGGCACCGCCGGGCGCGTGGCGGGCGTGGCGTGCAGCGCCATCGGCCCCACGCTGCTGCCCCTGGACGCGGAGGGGCGGCCGCTGCGCCCCGGCATCCTGTACGGCGTGGACACCCGCGCGCAGGTGCAGATTGACGCGCTGAACGCCGAACTGGGCGAGGCGGCGATCCTCGCGCACAGCGACATGGCCCTGACGAGTCAGGCGACCGGCCCGAAGATCCGCTGGCTGCGCGAACACGAACTGGAGGTCTGGGCGCAGGCACGCACCCTGACCAGTGCCGGCAGTTACCTCGTGTTCCGCCTGACCGGCGAGCACGTCATCGACCACCACACCGGCGCTCACGTCATGCCGCTGTACGACCCGCGCACCCGCACCTGGACGGACCGGTTCGCGGCGTCCGTGCTGGGCGACCGGGGCCTGGAGGTGCTGCCCCGCCTCGCCTGGAGTGACGAGCGGGCCGGGCAGGTCACGGCAGCGGCCGCCGCTGAAACCGGCCTGCGGCCCGGCACGCCCGTCGCGGTGGGTACCGTGGACGCCCTGGCCGAGGGCCTCAGCGTGGGCGCCGCGCGGCCTGGCGACCTGATGGTCATGTACGGGTCGTCCACCTTCTTCATCCTCACGCAGGAGAGTCCCACCCCGGACCCGCGCGTGTGGTCGGTGGGGGGCGCGTTTGCGGGGCAGGTGAACCTCGCGGCGGGCATGAGCACCACCGGCAGCCTCACCCGCTGGATCGTGGACGAATTCGCCCGCGAGCAGGACACTGCCGCCGCCTACGACACGCTGTTCACGCAGGCGGCGGCCCTGCCGCCCGGCGCGGACGGCCTGCTGATGCTCCCGTACTTCAGCGGCGAGCGCACGCCCATCAACGACCCGCAGGCGCGCGGCGTGGTGGCGGGCCTGACGCTCTCGCACACCCGCGCGCACCTGTTCCGCGCGGCGCTGGAGGGCGTGGGCTTCGGCATCCGCCACAACCTCGACGCGCTGCGCGACCTGGGCGCGGACGTGCGGCGCGTCATCGCGGTGGGCGGCGGCACGAAGGGCGGCACGTGGCTCCAGATCGTCTCGGACATCACCGGGCAGGTGCAGGAGGTGCCGCAGGTGACCGTCGGCGCCAGCTACGGGGACGCGTTCCTGGCCGGGCTGGCCGCCGGGGCGCTGACCCGCGCCGATCTGGACCGCTGGGTGCAGCCCGGCCCGCCCGTCACGCCGGATGCGGCCACCCGCGCCGAGTACGACCGCCTGTACGGCCTCTACCGCGCGCTGTACCCAGCCACCCGCGACATCGTCCACGCGCTGTAA
- a CDS encoding PsbP-related protein: MKRATLLAPLLLAALSLTPALAQGTTATPAAAPAQTGRTVEAVTANSSAGYSIRVPAGWLPLKNVPGADVAFINRDTGTVRPTVTVQVQDVDPKLKATLADFRDLFASQLSKDVPKFKMLGEKTIKLGSTPAILWTYLGDGDDGMVRWTQVFTVKNNRLFTATLVQPSGTTAEQIEEGRAILTSLTLK; the protein is encoded by the coding sequence ATGAAGCGCGCCACCCTGCTTGCTCCCCTGCTCCTCGCGGCCCTGAGCCTTACCCCCGCCCTCGCGCAGGGCACCACTGCCACCCCCGCAGCGGCGCCCGCGCAGACCGGGCGTACGGTGGAGGCCGTCACCGCGAACAGCAGCGCGGGCTACTCGATTCGCGTGCCCGCCGGGTGGCTGCCCCTCAAGAATGTGCCTGGCGCGGACGTGGCGTTCATTAACCGCGACACGGGCACTGTCCGGCCCACCGTGACCGTGCAGGTGCAGGACGTGGACCCCAAACTGAAGGCCACCCTGGCGGACTTCCGGGACCTGTTCGCGTCGCAGCTGAGCAAGGACGTGCCCAAGTTCAAGATGCTGGGTGAGAAGACCATCAAGCTGGGCAGCACGCCCGCGATCCTCTGGACGTACCTGGGCGACGGGGACGACGGCATGGTCCGCTGGACGCAGGTGTTCACCGTGAAGAACAACCGTCTGTTCACCGCGACCCTCGTGCAGCCCAGCGGCACCACCGCCGAGCAGATCGAGGAAGGCCGCGCGATCCTGACCAGCCTGACCCTGAAGTAA
- a CDS encoding ATP-binding cassette domain-containing protein has protein sequence MSAPLVALRNVDVIAGGDTRLRGVTLDVPRGAALRLWGPNGGGKTTLLRLLAGEVAPVRGERAYGLGGEVQRSAVRARRSLRLVGPDAEAFYLTREWVQTVQDVLLAALSGERLNLWEATPGAQARVAEVAALTGLGALLGRDVRTLSHGQRRRVMLGAALMPAPELLLLDEFTDGLSPQARAELGALIARVHASGVAVVLATHRPEEAPALPWRTLRVEGGVVTEAAPDGPAPSPALMLPGSSGGGEVLVDVQDAVVYRDGHRALGPVRWTWRAGEHWLVTGENGSGKSTLARLIAGELHPALGGRVQRPFLGRDLLTERRAQIGLVSAELGIRQRRDWTGREVIGSAWSGAEGFSPDLTPEQEGAVEALAAHLALRELLDRNADSLSQGQLRRLLLARAVAHRPRLLILDEGLDFLDAHARAAFLALLPGLARAGTHVLIVAHRDQDAPAGLTHHLHLEGGQPAFTRPLQSDSAHLQALP, from the coding sequence ATGAGTGCGCCGCTGGTGGCCCTGAGGAACGTGGACGTGATCGCGGGTGGGGACACGCGCCTGCGCGGCGTGACGCTGGACGTGCCGCGCGGCGCGGCGCTGCGCCTGTGGGGACCGAACGGGGGCGGGAAGACGACGCTGCTGCGCCTCCTGGCGGGCGAGGTCGCCCCGGTGCGTGGCGAGCGGGCATACGGGCTGGGGGGCGAGGTGCAGCGGTCGGCGGTGCGGGCGCGGCGGTCGCTGCGGCTGGTGGGCCCGGACGCCGAGGCGTTCTACCTGACGCGCGAGTGGGTGCAGACCGTGCAGGACGTACTCCTGGCGGCACTGTCCGGCGAGCGGTTGAACCTCTGGGAGGCGACACCGGGGGCGCAGGCGCGCGTGGCGGAGGTCGCGGCCTTGACCGGGCTGGGGGCGCTGCTGGGCCGGGACGTGCGGACGCTGAGTCACGGGCAGCGGCGGCGGGTGATGCTGGGCGCGGCGCTGATGCCCGCGCCAGAGCTGCTGCTGCTGGACGAGTTCACGGACGGCCTGAGCCCGCAGGCCCGCGCGGAGCTAGGCGCGCTGATCGCGCGGGTGCACGCGTCGGGGGTGGCGGTGGTGCTCGCCACGCACCGCCCTGAGGAGGCCCCGGCGCTGCCCTGGCGGACCCTAAGGGTGGAGGGTGGCGTGGTGACCGAGGCCGCGCCGGACGGACCTGCCCCCTCCCCTGCCCTGATGCTGCCGGGATCGTCGGGTGGCGGGGAGGTGCTGGTGGACGTGCAGGACGCGGTCGTGTACCGGGACGGGCACCGGGCGCTGGGACCGGTCCGCTGGACGTGGCGCGCGGGGGAGCATTGGCTGGTGACCGGGGAGAACGGCAGCGGCAAGAGTACCCTGGCGCGATTGATCGCCGGGGAGCTGCACCCCGCGCTGGGCGGGCGCGTCCAGCGGCCGTTCCTGGGACGTGACCTGCTGACCGAACGCCGCGCGCAGATCGGGCTGGTCAGCGCGGAGCTGGGCATCCGGCAGCGGCGGGACTGGACGGGCCGCGAGGTGATCGGCAGCGCCTGGAGTGGCGCGGAGGGCTTCAGCCCGGACCTGACACCCGAGCAGGAGGGGGCGGTGGAGGCCCTGGCGGCACACCTCGCCCTGAGGGAGCTGCTGGACCGCAATGCCGATTCACTGTCGCAGGGGCAGCTGCGGCGCCTGCTGCTGGCCCGCGCGGTCGCGCACCGCCCGCGCCTGCTGATTCTCGACGAGGGCTTGGACTTCCTGGATGCCCACGCGCGCGCCGCGTTCCTGGCGCTGCTGCCCGGGCTGGCCCGCGCGGGCACGCACGTCCTGATCGTCGCGCACCGTGACCAGGACGCCCCGGCGGGTCTCACGCATCATCTGCATCTGGAAGGCGGACAGCCAGCATTCACACGCCCGCTCCAGTCAGACTCGGCTCACCTTCAGGCTCTACCCTGA
- a CDS encoding histidine phosphatase family protein translates to MPRTLHLIKHGKPQFQTGVPAHEWPLAPDALTGLPALADRLDPSPDVIVCSLEPKAHATAQALAGYLGVPLRPMHGLHEQLRYAARFHADPADFQAEYRAFFAQPDRLVVGEETARDAGTRFSNAVNAVMAANPQPTVAVVAHGTVISLLVAARRGVDPYPLWRELPLLGVLSVPWEPGVMGARTAP, encoded by the coding sequence ATGCCCCGCACCCTGCACCTGATCAAGCACGGCAAGCCACAGTTCCAGACGGGCGTCCCGGCGCACGAGTGGCCGCTGGCCCCGGACGCCCTGACGGGTCTCCCCGCGCTGGCCGACCGGCTGGACCCGAGCCCGGACGTGATCGTGTGCTCGCTGGAACCCAAGGCGCACGCGACGGCGCAGGCGCTGGCCGGGTACCTGGGTGTCCCGCTGCGGCCCATGCACGGCCTGCACGAGCAGCTGCGGTACGCGGCCCGCTTTCACGCCGACCCGGCGGACTTCCAAGCGGAGTACCGGGCGTTCTTCGCGCAGCCGGACCGGCTGGTGGTCGGCGAGGAGACCGCGCGGGATGCCGGCACCCGCTTCTCGAACGCCGTGAATGCCGTCATGGCCGCCAACCCGCAGCCCACCGTGGCGGTCGTGGCGCACGGGACGGTCATCAGCCTGCTCGTGGCTGCCCGGCGCGGCGTGGACCCGTACCCGCTGTGGCGGGAGCTGCCCCTGCTGGGGGTGCTCAGCGTGCCGTGGGAACCCGGCGTGATGGGGGCGCGTACTGCTCCGTAA
- a CDS encoding SPFH domain-containing protein has translation MGFTIFVMVLLLLVIITLFAGVKSVPQGSEWTQERFGKFQRTLKPGLNIIIPYIDRIGRRVNMMEQVLDVPSQEVITKDNALVTVDGVVFYQVLDAAKASYEVSNLNQAILNLTMTNIRTVMGSMDLDELLSNRDQINARLLTVVDEATEPWGVKATRIEVKDIKPPADLVASMARQMKAEREKRANILDAEGFRQAAILKAEGEKQAEILSAEGRRQAAFLEAEARERAAQAEAEATRLVSDAIAAGNVQAINYFVAQRYVDALKDIASAPNQKTLILPLEATSILGSLQGVAEIARDAFGRKG, from the coding sequence ATGGGTTTCACTATTTTCGTCATGGTCCTGCTGCTGCTGGTGATCATCACGCTGTTCGCCGGGGTCAAGAGCGTGCCGCAGGGCAGCGAGTGGACGCAGGAACGCTTCGGGAAGTTCCAGCGGACGCTCAAGCCGGGGCTGAACATCATCATTCCGTACATCGACCGCATCGGGCGCCGCGTGAACATGATGGAACAGGTGCTCGACGTGCCCAGTCAGGAGGTCATCACCAAGGACAACGCCCTGGTCACCGTGGACGGCGTGGTGTTCTACCAGGTGCTCGACGCCGCCAAGGCCAGCTACGAGGTCAGCAACCTGAACCAGGCGATCCTGAACCTCACCATGACGAACATCCGCACCGTGATGGGCAGCATGGACCTCGACGAACTCCTCTCGAACCGCGACCAGATCAACGCCCGCCTGCTGACCGTCGTGGACGAGGCCACCGAGCCGTGGGGCGTCAAAGCCACGCGCATCGAGGTGAAGGACATCAAACCGCCGGCCGATCTGGTTGCCAGCATGGCCCGCCAGATGAAGGCCGAACGTGAGAAACGCGCCAACATCCTCGACGCCGAGGGCTTCCGGCAGGCTGCGATCCTGAAGGCCGAGGGCGAGAAGCAGGCCGAGATCCTCTCCGCCGAGGGGCGCCGGCAGGCGGCGTTCCTGGAGGCTGAGGCCCGCGAACGCGCCGCGCAGGCCGAAGCCGAGGCGACCCGGCTGGTCAGTGACGCGATCGCCGCCGGGAACGTGCAGGCCATCAACTACTTCGTCGCGCAGCGGTACGTGGATGCCTTGAAGGACATCGCCAGCGCCCCCAACCAGAAGACCCTGATCCTGCCGCTGGAGGCCACGAGCATCCTGGGCAGCCTGCAGGGCGTCGCGGAGATCGCCCGGGACGCCTTCGGACGCAAGGGCTAG
- a CDS encoding NfeD family protein, whose translation MDWLPTLERVQSWHWWVLGALLLILEVAAPGIFFVWLALAAFALGLLVFVLPVLPVAVQLLLFAALSVAAVTLGRRYVTRLLPDSPEAGRVNRGAHRLVGQTVTVVTPIVNGIGRVRVGDSEWRATGPDTPQGARVVIVAADGPTLHVREVNGTWT comes from the coding sequence GTGGACTGGCTGCCCACCCTGGAACGCGTGCAGTCCTGGCACTGGTGGGTGCTGGGCGCGCTGCTGCTGATCCTGGAAGTCGCTGCGCCCGGTATCTTCTTCGTGTGGCTGGCCCTTGCGGCCTTCGCGCTGGGCCTGCTGGTGTTCGTCCTGCCGGTCCTGCCCGTCGCGGTGCAGCTGCTGCTGTTCGCCGCGCTGAGCGTCGCGGCGGTCACGCTGGGCCGCCGGTACGTCACGCGCCTGCTGCCCGACTCGCCCGAGGCGGGCCGCGTGAACCGGGGCGCGCATCGGCTGGTGGGGCAAACCGTCACGGTCGTCACGCCTATCGTGAACGGCATCGGCCGCGTGCGGGTGGGCGACAGCGAGTGGCGCGCCACCGGCCCGGACACCCCACAGGGGGCGCGGGTCGTGATCGTCGCCGCGGACGGCCCCACCCTGCACGTCCGCGAGGTCAACGGCACTTGGACCTGA
- a CDS encoding antibiotic biosynthesis monooxygenase, with protein MSDAASPSSTVPPQATGITLVVTERVRLSKLEAYEAWARRLHAVQATQPGFVGLHVLRDTNGPVAEYVTLVRFASPQALEAWRATPAYREALAQLDDFTADEVEYREAQGLEAWFDRPARLPAPPLWKNVIVGIVGVYPLIMLFATLLRPVTGEWPAWAATLATASLSTLFLNWPVLPWLSRLLRPWLYPTRRG; from the coding sequence ATGTCCGACGCTGCTTCCCCCTCCTCCACTGTTCCGCCCCAGGCCACGGGCATCACCCTGGTCGTCACCGAACGCGTCCGCCTGTCGAAACTGGAGGCGTACGAGGCGTGGGCGCGGCGCCTGCACGCGGTGCAGGCCACCCAGCCGGGCTTCGTGGGTCTGCACGTCCTGCGGGACACGAACGGTCCGGTCGCGGAGTACGTGACGCTGGTGCGGTTCGCGTCGCCGCAGGCGCTGGAGGCGTGGCGGGCCACGCCCGCGTACCGCGAGGCGCTGGCGCAGCTGGACGACTTCACCGCCGACGAGGTCGAGTACCGCGAGGCGCAGGGCCTGGAGGCGTGGTTCGACCGGCCCGCGCGCCTGCCCGCCCCGCCGCTGTGGAAGAACGTGATCGTGGGCATCGTGGGCGTGTACCCGCTGATCATGCTGTTCGCCACGCTGCTGCGCCCCGTGACCGGCGAGTGGCCCGCGTGGGCGGCCACGCTGGCGACCGCGTCGCTGTCCACGCTGTTTCTGAACTGGCCGGTGCTGCCGTGGCTGTCGCGCCTGCTGCGTCCCTGGCTGTACCCCACCCGGCGCGGGTGA
- a CDS encoding DinB family protein: MWPELRELFVRDIQKLSAELEAYPDDASVWRVRGDIVNPAGTLALHLIGNLSQFVGADLGGAAFVRDREAEFARRDVPRAELIAGLREVSARVVAALDGLDEARLDDVSARQLPGFPEGMTTRYFLIHLYGHLGQVDYHRRMLD, encoded by the coding sequence ATGTGGCCTGAGCTGCGGGAGCTGTTCGTGCGGGACATCCAGAAGCTGAGCGCGGAGTTGGAGGCGTACCCGGATGACGCGTCGGTGTGGCGGGTGCGGGGGGACATCGTGAATCCGGCGGGGACGCTGGCGCTGCACCTGATCGGGAACCTGTCGCAGTTCGTCGGCGCGGACCTGGGCGGCGCAGCGTTTGTGCGGGACCGGGAGGCGGAGTTCGCGCGGCGGGACGTGCCCCGCGCGGAATTGATCGCAGGATTGCGGGAGGTGTCGGCGCGGGTGGTGGCGGCCCTGGACGGCCTGGACGAGGCGCGATTGGATGATGTGAGCGCGCGGCAACTGCCGGGCTTCCCGGAGGGCATGACCACCCGGTACTTCCTGATTCACCTGTACGGGCACCTGGGGCAGGTGGATTACCACCGCCGGATGCTGGATTGA
- a CDS encoding iron chaperone, protein MPARPDRKAQPDDNAFSAEERAAMKDRAREVRASRKASSAADGDAEVLARITELPEPEQALARQLHALIREVAPDLTPRLWYGMPAYALDGKVVCFYQAAAKFKTRYGTLGFSDAAHLDDGAMWATAYALTAWTADTQAEVERLLLRAVRRA, encoded by the coding sequence ATGCCTGCCAGACCTGACCGTAAGGCCCAGCCGGACGACAACGCCTTCAGCGCCGAGGAGCGCGCCGCCATGAAGGACCGTGCCCGTGAGGTGCGCGCCTCCCGCAAGGCCAGCTCCGCCGCCGACGGTGACGCGGAGGTCCTGGCCCGCATCACGGAACTGCCCGAACCCGAGCAGGCCCTGGCCCGGCAATTGCACGCCCTGATCCGCGAGGTGGCCCCCGACCTGACCCCGCGCCTGTGGTATGGCATGCCCGCGTACGCGCTGGACGGCAAGGTCGTGTGCTTCTATCAGGCGGCCGCGAAGTTCAAGACCCGCTACGGCACGCTGGGGTTCAGTGACGCGGCCCACCTGGACGACGGGGCGATGTGGGCCACGGCCTACGCGTTGACGGCCTGGACCGCAGACACCCAGGCGGAGGTGGAACGCCTGCTCCTCCGAGCCGTCCGCAGGGCGTGA
- a CDS encoding Lrp/AsnC family transcriptional regulator — protein MRQSGGHLDPLDHRILQELQTDSRLSMRELGRRVGLSAPAVTERVRRLEDAGVILGYGIRVASKPLGRTITAFIGVQDSGRNDPTLVRWATRHDGVLECHSVTGDNSCILKVAVPDVGALENMLTELINMGFTCDTSIVLSTPLEGKLLLPPR, from the coding sequence ATGAGACAGTCCGGCGGCCACCTCGACCCCCTCGACCACCGCATTCTTCAGGAACTCCAGACGGACTCCCGCCTGAGCATGCGCGAACTCGGCCGCCGCGTCGGCCTGAGCGCCCCCGCCGTCACCGAACGTGTCCGCCGCCTTGAGGACGCCGGCGTGATCCTCGGCTACGGCATCCGCGTCGCCAGCAAGCCGCTCGGGCGCACCATCACCGCCTTCATCGGCGTGCAGGATTCGGGACGCAACGACCCCACCCTGGTCCGCTGGGCCACCAGGCACGACGGCGTGCTGGAATGCCACAGCGTCACCGGGGACAACTCCTGCATCCTGAAAGTCGCTGTCCCCGACGTCGGCGCGCTGGAGAACATGCTGACCGAACTGATCAACATGGGCTTCACCTGCGACACCAGCATCGTTCTCAGCACCCCGCTGGAGGGGAAGCTGCTCCTCCCACCCCGGTAA